The sequence TAGTCATGACCGGTCTCCAGCCAGGTCAGTGGGGCGCCCTGGGCCAGGGGCAGGTCCAGGCGTTGCAGCGCCTGGTGCCAGTCCTCCAGGCGCTGGCTGTCGAGGGCCTCGCCTGAGGGCGCCGGCAGCAGCCAGACGCGGGTGGCGCTGGCACTGCGCGCGAGTTCGCCGATCAGCGCCAGGGTGCCGCGATCGGGCGAGCGTCGAGGGTCGCACGCCACCGCCAGGCGCTCGGGGGGAAAGCGGCTCAACTGGTCCAGCAGGCGCTGGCGCTGCTCGCGGCTGTCGAGCACGCCGGCATCGCCGACGCCCTTGGGTAGCGCGGGCGGCCAGGGGCGCCGGTCATCCAGTTCGATGGCGACCAGCAGGGCGCCCTGGCTGGCGCCATCGAGGCTACCGGCTTGGGGTTCGGGCAGTTCGGCGGGCGCCGCGTCGCTGACCCCGAGGCGCTCGCTGGCCGGCTGCAGGCGTTCGCGCAGCAAGCCGTAGCCGGGCAGGCCGAGGTCCAGGTCCAGGCGCGCGCGTCCGCGCAGCCAGCGCCAGAGGCAGAACAGGCCGAGCAGCAAGCGCGGCAGCAGGCCGTAGGTGAAGGTGACGCCCAGGAGCCAGCCGGACCAGGCCTGGCGTGCGGCTTCCTGGTCCAGCACGTTGCTGCTGGCGCGGATGGTCTCGGCATCCGGCAGGTTGAAGCCGAAGAGGGACGGCAGCGCGCCCAGGGCCTGGGCGAGGAACACGAAAGTGTCGCCACCGAGGATGGTGGTCTCCCAGACGAAACCGTA is a genomic window of Pseudomonas resinovorans NBRC 106553 containing:
- a CDS encoding DUF2868 domain-containing protein, whose product is MRPFVSDANPHTSPLSRLDQLWLTEAIRLREEHAGPLDDAEANRRANAAGGDLAQRIQARALWLAERDGQTQALQHWRQGAQLAGLLLMVLALVSGVGLALAALGDGQRPVNLFWALGSLLGLHLLTLLGWLLSFGLGSNASVLGRFWLWASGKLARDAQAAHLAPALLLLLQRQGLTRWGLGALVHGAWLLSLGSALLVLLLLLATRRYGFVWETTILGGDTFVFLAQALGALPSLFGFNLPDAETIRASSNVLDQEAARQAWSGWLLGVTFTYGLLPRLLLGLFCLWRWLRGRARLDLDLGLPGYGLLRERLQPASERLGVSDAAPAELPEPQAGSLDGASQGALLVAIELDDRRPWPPALPKGVGDAGVLDSREQRQRLLDQLSRFPPERLAVACDPRRSPDRGTLALIGELARSASATRVWLLPAPSGEALDSQRLEDWHQALQRLDLPLAQGAPLTWLETGHD